A DNA window from Zingiber officinale cultivar Zhangliang chromosome 3A, Zo_v1.1, whole genome shotgun sequence contains the following coding sequences:
- the LOC122051628 gene encoding fimbrin-1-like isoform X1, with protein MISLIASISFPRRQIPTRRSLSISSSSSAIGHAGPQIPNPGERGKFNRSRERDRESKELEPNAELCCQWRSIGSLLEPQQLVKIFETLPIELSRFKEEEEMSGYVGVIVSDPWLHSQFTQVELRGLQSKYLSAKKDSGHVTAATLSPVLAKLKALRGVFTVEDISEILKASDLDENHELEFEAFLRAYLELQARASNKDGSVKNSSSFLKDSTTTLRHTIIESEQDFAVAHINGYLGDDPFLKNYLPLDPATNDLFDLAKDGVLLCKLINAAVPGTIDERAINTKRVLNPWERNENHTLGLNSAKAIGCTVVNIGTQDLIEGRPHLVLALISQIIKIQLLADLTLKKTPELLELVDENHDVEELLNLSPEKMLLKWMNFHLKRGGYTKTITNFSSDLKDAVAYVYLLNVLAPEHCNPATLDVKDPEERAKMVLEHADKIGCKRYLTFEDILEGISNLNLGFVAQIFHFRNGLSIDSKNISFAEMMPDDVQVCREERVFRLWINSLGIPTFVNNVFEDVRNGWVLLEVLDRIYSGSVNWKQATKPPIKMPFRKVENCNQVIQIGEQLRFSLVNVEGNDFVQGNKKLILAFMWQLMRFDILQLLKNLRTQSQGREIKDAAILKWANTKLKSAGRRSQMQSFKDPSLANGMFFLELLSSVEPRVVNWNLVKKGETDDEKRLNATYIISVARKLGCSIFLLPEDIIEVNPKMTLVLTAAIMYWSLIQPLENSDELESLADDSSSHKAPSEMFPDDGISASDGEGESFATSIISTITSEDGSSASSEVEDG; from the exons ATGATCTCCTTAATTGCCTCCATCTCCTTCCCTCGGCGCCAGATTCCAACGAGGAGGTCACTTtccatctcctcctcctcctccgccatcGGCCACGCCGGTCCACAGATCCCCAATCCTGGCGAAAGAGGGAAATTTAACAGGAGCCGAGAGAGAGATAGAGAAAGCAAAGAACTTGAACCCAATGCCGAGCTATGTTGCCAGTGGCGGAGCATAGGTAGCCTCCTGGAACCCCAGCAGCTTG TGAAGATTTTTGAAACATTGCCAATTGAGTTATCGCGAtttaaggaggaggaggagatgtCGGGCTACGTCGGCGTTATCGTTTCCGATCCCTGGCTTCACAGCCAATTCACCCAGGTCGAGCTACGAGGCCTCCAATCCAAA TACCTTTCAGCAAAGAAGGATTCGGGGCATGTCACAGCTGCAACTTTGTCGCCTGTTTTGGCCAAGTTGAAGGCTCTCCGCGGTGTTTTTACGGTGGAAGACATATCTGAAATCCTGAAAGCTTCCGATCTAGATGAAAACCATGAGTTGGAATTCGAGGCATTCTTGCGG GCTTATTTGGAATTGCAAGCGCGGGCTTCTAACAAAGACGGCAGCGTGAAGAATTCCTCATCGTTCTTGAAGGACAGCACCACCACACTTCGTCACACCATCATAGAATCTGAGCAAGATTTTGCTGTAGCACATATTAATGGTTATCTTGGAGATGACCCGTTTTTGAAGAACTATTTGCCACTTGATCCAGCTACGAATGATTTGTTTGACTTGGCGAAAGATGGCGTCCTTCTTTG TAAATTAATCAATGCGGCAGTTCCGGGTACAATAGATGAAAGGGCAATCAACACAAAACGAGTGCTGAACCCATGGGAGAGGAATGAAAACCATACTCTGGGCTTAAACTCTGCAAAAGCAATTGGATGCACAGTCGTTAATATTGGTACGCAAGACCTTATTGAAGGGAGG CCTCATCTTGTTCTTGCTTTGATATCGCAGATCATTAAG ATACAACTATTAGCAGATCTTACCCTGAAGAAGACACCTGAACTTCTGGAGTTAGTAGATGAGAACCAT GATGTGGAGGAACTCTTAAATTTATCACCAGAAAAGATGCTGCTTAAATGGATGAATTTTCACCTCAAGCGAGGAGGATACACAAAAACTATAACAAATTTTTCTTCGGATCTGAAG GATGCAGTGGCTTACGTATATCTGCTTAATGTCCTGGCACCTGAGCATTGTAATCCTGCAACACTAGATGTCAAAGATCCAGAAGAAAGGGCTAAAATGGTGCTAGAGCATGCTGACAAAATTGGCTGCAAAAGATACTTGACATTTGAGGATATTCTGGAAGGCATCTCTAATCTCAATCTTGGATTTGTTGCACAGATATTTCATTTTAG GAATGGTCTGTCAATAGACAGCAAGAACATTTCATTCGCTGAAATGATGCCGGATGATGTGCAAGTGTGTAGAGAAGAAAGAGTTTTCAGGCTGTGGATCAATAGTCTTGGAATACCTACTTTCGTTAACAATGTTTTTGAAGATGTTAGAAATGG GTGGGTTCTTCTGGAAGTTCTTGACAGGATCTATTCTGGGTCAGTGAACTGGAAGCAAGCAACAAAGCCACCCATCAAGATGCCTTTTAGAAAAGTGGAAAATTGCAATCAAGTAATACAGATTGGTGAACAACTGAGATTTTCCCTCGTAAATGTCGAGGGCAATGACTTTGTTCAAGGAAATAAAAAACTGATTCTAG CCTTTATGTGGCAGTTGATGAGATTTGATATATTGCAACTACTCAAGAACTTGAGAACTCAATCTCAAGGAAGAGAAATCAAAGACGCTGCTATCCTGAAATGGGCAAACACTAAACTGAAGAGCGCTGGAAGACGTTCTCAAATGCAGAGTTTCAAG GATCCCAGCCTTGCAAATGGCATGTTTTTCCTGGAACTTTTAAGCTCTGTGGAGCCGCGGGTTGTCAACTGGAATCTTGTTAAGAAGGGTGAAACTG ATGATGAGAAGCGGCTGAATGCTACATACATAATAAGTGTTGCAAGAAAGCTTGGATGCTCCATCTTTTTATTGCCTGAAGATATCATAGAG GTAAATCCAAAGATGACCCTCGTCCTCACAGCTGCCATCATGTATTGGAGCTTGATTCAACCGCTGGAGAACTCGGACGAGCTGGAATCTCTTGCCGACGATTCATCCTCTCACAAAGCTCCATCTGAAATGTTTCCAGACGATGGCATCTCAGCATCTGATGGAGAAGGTGAGAGTTTTGCCACAAGTATCATATCAACCATCACATCGGAGGATGGTTCTTCAGCAAGTTCAGAGGTAGAAGATGGTTGA
- the LOC122051631 gene encoding pentatricopeptide repeat-containing protein At2g13600-like — MTRFLRPLQPVRHRFFSSTVLFPSPDLQTLQEQYARLLHRCVLTSDLRLGATLHSCLLRRCLILPLHPSSLFLQNHLLNMYFKCFPDPSLALRLFDRMPSRNTVTWSAAIAGLIQSGRPQRALSVFSAMNRAGDARPNEFTLASALNASSLAGYGAALAQQIYSLVLRLGFGSNEFLMNAFLMSFIRSGKMEEAAEVFGNIGGRNVVDWNSMLAGYLQSSCSEIWRFWCRMIQAGVMPDEFSFSSVLSGLAKASSLRCGVQVHGQVIRHGHGDDLCVGNSLVEMYSKNKSLASSIKAFEEMPRRDVVSWTQMAAGCLDCGNPTKSLRIMEKMKLAGVMPNKFTMATWFNACSGLASLEEGKKAHGFRIKMGSNVDLCVDNSLIDMYVKCGSMSSAKQVFESMKDRSVISWTSMIMGFAQHGLAREAVKAFDQMVSENVKPNYITMICVLYACAQGGLVDEGRSYFDSMMREHGILPTEDHYACMVDLLGKAGHVAEAEELIQSMPFEPGLLVWQTLLGACQLHGNVEIGKRAAEKALVLEKKDPSTYVLLSNIYADARSWDTAERIRELMEKREVRKMLGSSWIRS, encoded by the coding sequence ATGACTCGGTTCCTGCGACCCCTCCAGCCGGTTCGTCACCGGTTTTTCTCTTCGACCGTTCTCTTCCCTTCGCCGGACCTCCAAACCCTACAGGAACAATACGCTCGACTCCTCCATCGATGCGTCTTGACCTCCGACCTCCGCCTCGGCGCCACCCTCCATTCCTGCCTACTCCGGCGATGCCTTATTCTCCCTCTACACCCGTCCTCCCTTTTCCTCCAAAACCACCTCCTCAATATGTACTTCAAGTGCTTCCCCGACCCCTCTCTCGCCCTCCGCCTGTTCGATCGCATGCCCAGCCGAAACACCGTCACCTGGTCTGCCGCCATCGCCGGCCTCATCCAATCCGGTCGCCCCCAGCGCGCGCTCTCCGTCTTCTCCGCCATGAATCGCGCGGGCGATGCCCGGCCGAACGAGTTCACCCTCGCGAGTGCGCTCAACGCGAGCTCGCTCGCAGGTTACGGCGCCGCTCTAGCTCAACAAATATACTCTCTGGTTCTTCGTCTCGGCTTCGGGTCTAACGAGTTCCTCATGAACGCGTTCCTCATGTCCTTCATTAGGAGTGGGAAGATGGAGGAAGCGGCGGAGGTTTTCGGTAACATCGGGGGCAGAAATGTTGTCGATTGGAACTCGATGCTCGCTGGTTACTTGCAGTCATCATGCTCGGAGATCTGGAGATTCTGGTGCCGGATGATTCAAGCAGGAGTAATGCCGGATGAGTTCTCTTTCAGCAGCGTTCTCTCGGGGCTGGCAAAAGCTTCGAGCTTGAGGTGCGGCGTGCAGGTCCATGGCCAAGTCATAAGGCACGGCCATGGGGACGATCTCTGCGTGGGGAATTCACTGGTGGAAATGTACTCCAAGAACAAATCTTTGGCTTCCAGCATTAAAGCCTTTGAGGAGATGCCTCGCCGTGATGTGGTCTCATGGACGCAGATGGCTGCCGGTTGCTTAGATTGCGGCAACCCGACGAAGTCACTGAGGATCATGGAGAAGATGAAGTTGGCCGGTGTGATGCCGAACAAGTTCACCATGGCAACATGGTTCAATGCTTGTTCTGGCTTGGCTTCACTGGAAGAAGGGAAGAAAGCCCATGGCTTCAGGATTAAGATGGGCAGCAATGTAGACCTGTGTGTCGATAATTCACTCATCGACATGTATGTGAAATGTGGTTCTATGAGCAGTGCAAAGCAGGTTTTTGAATCGATGAAGGATAGATCAGTTATCTCATGGACTTCAATGATCATGGGATTCGCACAACATGGTCTTGCTCGAGAAGCCGTGAAGGCATTCGATCAAATGGTCTCTGAGAATGTGAAGCCAAATTACATCACAATGATCTGTGTGCTGTATGCCTGTGCTCAGGGTGGACTCGTGGATGAAGGGAGAAGCTatttcgattcaatgatgcgcgAGCACGGCATTCTCCCTACAGAGGATCACTATGCATGCATGGTGGATCTCCTTGGAAAGGCAGGGCATGTTGCAGAGGCAGAGGAGTTGATACAAAGCATGCCTTTCGAACCCGGTTTGCTTGTTTGGCAGACATTGCTGGGTGCTTGTCAACTTCACGGCAATGTAGAGATCGGCAAGAGGGCAGCCGAGAAAGCATTAGTTTTGGAGAAGAAGGATCCATCAACTTATGTTTTACTTTCTAATATATATGCTGATGCGAGAAGTTGGGATACAGCAGAAAGGATTCGAGAATTAATGGAGAAAAGGGAAGTAAGGAAAATGCTCGGTTCTAGTTGGATAAGATCATGA
- the LOC122051629 gene encoding probable apyrase 7 yields the protein MRLSLSLQDLKSFSKLNSDEHEDDRSYGRSKPFHALQNEVIPSSLVKEKSLPLTQPKPKKWARATLGITMLLLLLSLIFVCSKFVHSYLSQEASRYYVVLDCGSTGTRAYVYKWLIDQKGDKNFPIALKSLPEDPERNPRMQSGRAYQRMETEPGFDKLVHNESGIRAALHPLLQWAEKQIPKHAHRGTSVFLLATAGVRGLPGSDSDWLLNKAWDVLKNSSFLCRRDWIKIISGMEEAYYGWIALNYHMGLLGSLPVGKTYGSLDLGGSSLQVTFETETLTHHDTSISLRIASTSHYLNAYSLSGFGLNEAFDKSVAHLFRKVVGTSDGFNNEKFQLRHPCLNSGYKEEYTCSRCTPNLAATPGFGGRTGTVVELLGTPQWEECNALAKLAVNLSAWTHLSSTVDCELKPCALSDDLPHPHGKFYAMSGFFVVFRFFGLSSEASLEDVLKKGQEFCVKPWEAAMNSVAPQPYIEQYCFRAPYVISLLRDGLHINDSQVVIGSGSITWTLAVALLEAGQTFSNLSEVHGYKIVPTDMHPAFLVAMLLFLVLFLCYALYCIRKMIPKLFRRSYLPLHRHNSVPSSVLSLPFQRWSPINSVEGKIKAPLSPTIDASEQHPFSMGHVLGSSNTQEPSVNQLASAHSYSSGSLGQLLFINGAGSSWTPHGSQRKLSSRRSQSREDLSSSVAEVHTVKV from the exons ATGCGGCTTTCCTTGTCTCTCCAAGATTTGAAGTCATTCTCTAAACTAAATTCAGATGAACATGAAGATGACAGGAGTTATGGGCGTTCGAAACCTTTTCATGCTCTTCAAAATGAAGTTATCCCATCAAGCCTAGTGAAGGAGAAATCCTTACCACTAACTCAACCTAAACCAAAAAAATGGGCACGGGCAACTCTAGGCATCACCATGCTTCTATTATTGCTATCATTGATATTTGTATGCTCCAAATTTGTTCATTCTTATTTGTCGCAAGAGGCATCTAGGTATTATGTTGTTCTTGATTGTGGCAGTACTGGCACTCGTGCGTATGTCTATAAGTGGTTGATTGACCAAAAAGgtgataaaaactttcctattgCATTGAAATCTTTGCCTGAAGATCCTGAAAGGAATCCTAGAATGCAAAGTGGCCGCGCTTACCAGCGTATGGAAACTGAGCCTGGTTTTGATAAACTTGTTCATAATGAATCGGGCATAAGGGCTGCTTTGCATCCACTACTTCAGTGGGCCGAGAAACAAATACCAAAGCATGCTCACAGAGGCACATCTGTGTTTCTACTTGCTACTGCTGGAGTACGTGGGTTGCCTGGATCTGATTCAGATTGGCTTCTAAACAAAGCATGGGATGTTTTGAAGAACTCATCATTTTTATGCAGGAGAGATTGGATTAAGATTATATCTGGTATGGAGGAAGCATACTATGGGTGGATAGCTCTTAACTATCACATGGGTCTATTGGGCTCCTTGCCAGTTGGGAAGACTTATGGGTCACTGGATCTTGGGGGTTCATCATTACAAGTTACATTTGAGACAGAGACACTAACACATCATGATACAAGTATAAGTTTGAGGATTGCATCTACTAGCCACTATCTTAATGCCTATTCTCTGTCAGGTTTTGGATTGAATGAAGCATTTGACAAATCTGTGGCTCATCTTTTCAGAAAGGTTGTTGGTACTTCAGATGGTTTCAACAATGAGAAGTTCCAACTTAGACATCCTTGCTTAAATAGTGGATACAAGGAAGAATATACATGTTCACGCTGTACCCCTAACCTAGCAGCGACTCCTGGGTTTGGAGGGAGAACTGGAACAGTTGTCGAACTACTTGGTACTCCTCAGTGGGAGGAGTGTAATGCCCTTGCAAAATTAGCTGTTAATCTCTCAGCTTGGACGCATTTAAGTTCTACTGTTGATTGTGAACTTAAACCATGTGCTCTCAGTGACGATTTACCGCATCCTCATGGGAAATTTTATGCCATGTCAGGTTTCTTTGTGGTTTTCCGGTTTTTTGGTTTATCTTCTGAGGCTTCTCTTGAAGATGTACTTAAAAAGGGCCAGGAGTTTTGTGTTAAACCATGGGAAGCTGCAATGAATAGTGTTGCACCACAACCATACATAGAGCAATATTGTTTTAGGGCTCCTTATGTCATATCCCTTTTGAGAGATGGGTTGCATATCAATGATAGTCAGGTGGTTATTGGCTCTGGTAGTATTACTTGGACATTGGCAGTAGCCCTATTGGAGGCTGGGCAGACATTTTCAAATTTATCTGAAGTGCATGGCTATAAGATTGTGCCAACAGACATGCATCCAGCTTTCCTTGTGGCAATGcttttgtttttggttttatttctttgttatgCACTATACTGCATAAGAAAAATGATTCCAAAATTATTCCGACGATCATATCTCCCACTCCACAGGCACAATAGTGTACCAAGCTCTGTTCTTAGCCTCCCTTTCCAGAGGTGGAGTCCTATTAATTCTG TTGAGGGAAAGATAAAAGCACCACTCAGTCCTACAATTGATGCTTCTGAGCAGCATCCATTTAGCATGGGACATGTTTTGGGAAGCAGTAATACTCAAGAACCTTCAGTGAATCAATTAGCCAGTGCTCATAGTTATTCATCTGGTAGCTTAGGCCAACTACTGTTTATCAATGGTGCTGGATCCTCCTGGACACCCCATGGGAGTCAGAGAAAACTTTCAAGCAGGAGATCTCAGTCAAGAGAAGATCTCAGTTCTTCAGTAGCAGAAGTTCACACAGTGAAGGTTTGA
- the LOC122051630 gene encoding transmembrane protein 53-like: MASFSGLLHRPLSAAAVVAITAVSSTLPEHVSSPSQPADSVAAAAAPHPVSFLPLDKIKPLSHVPASVFGSSAFRIASPAALFTPYQYAKLSDPRKNVELPPPAIASSQSDVLYRWHLPHPNAYDIHGTDSNSKAKSQTVVVLLGWLGARQKHLKRYAEWYTSRGYHVVTFTFPMADVVSYKVGGKVERDVESLAEHLVDWASEEKGKNLVFHTFSNTGWLTYGVLLEKFREQDSSTIGKIKGCIVDSAPVAAPDPQVWASGFSAALLKKQSVATKGNSRPGLNVVDSENLCAGPKPAVTESALLVVLEKFFKVVLNLPTINRRLSDVLELLTSEQPKCPQLYIYSSADQVIPAKSVESFIERQRRAGHEVRACDFLSSPHVDHFRNHPALYDTQLASFLDDCVLCNQNSCCKDTS; this comes from the exons ATGGCTTCCTTCTCGGGTCTTCTGCACAGGCCGCTCTCTGCTGCCGCCGTAGTCGCCATCACCGCAGTCTCGTCTACTCTCCCTGAGCATGTATCCTCTCCGTCACAGCCCGCTGACTCTGTTGCCGCCGCTGCCGCACCTCATCCTGTCTCATTCTTGCCTTTGGACAAGATCAAGCCTTTATCTCATGTGCCTGCGTCAGTCTTCGGTTCCTCAGCTTTCCGCATTGCCTCCCCCGCTGCCCTCTTCACCCCTTATCAGTACGCTAAGCTAAGTGACCCTCGGAAAAATGTCGAATTGCCGCCGCCGGCGATTGCATCTTCGCAATCTGACGTGTTGTACCGGTGGCATTTGCCGCATCCGAATGCTTATGATATCCATGGAACAGATTCAAACTCAAAAGCCAAGTCTCAGACGGTTGTGGTACTGCTCGGGTGGCTTGGAGCAAGGCAGAAACACCTTAAGAGATATGCAGAATGGTACACCTCGAGAGGGTACCATGTAGTGACATTCACATTCCCTATGGCTGATGTGGTTAGCTACAAGGTCGGCGGGAAGGTCGAAAGGGATGTCGAGTCATTGGCTGAGCATTTGGTGGATTGGGCGTCGGAAGAGAAGGGGAAGAACTTGGTCTTCCACACGTTCAGTAACACAGGATGGTTGAC ATATGGAGTACTGCTCGAGAAGTTTAGGGAGCAGGATTCTTCTACCATTGGCAAGATCAAAGGTTGCATTGTGGATTCAGCTCCTGTTGCGGCGCCCGATCCTCAG GTTTGGGCTTCAGGTTTTTCTGCTGCTCTTCTCAAAAAGCAAAGTGTGGCAACAAAGGGCAATTCAAGACCGGGGCTAAACGTGGTGGACTCTGAAAATCTATGTGCCGGTCCCAAACCGGCAGTCACCGAGAGCGCCTTGTTAGTTGTCTTGGAGAAGTTCTTCAAAGTCGTCTTGAACTTGCCTACTATTAACAG GAGGCTGTCTGATGTCTTGGAGCTACTGACTTCAGAGCAACCGAAGTGCCCTCAACTGTACATATACAGCTCGGCTGACCAAGTTATTCCGGCTAAGTCAGTCGAGTCGTTCATAGAAAGACAAAGGAGAGCTGGTCATGAGGTCAGAGCATGTGATTTCTTGTCATCACCTCACGTGGATCACTTCAGAAACCACCCAGCTCTTTACGATACTCAACTTGCTAGCTTTCTGGATGATTGTGTTCTTTGCAACCAAAACTCATGTTGCAAAGACACttcatga
- the LOC122051628 gene encoding fimbrin-3-like isoform X2, protein MSGYVGVIVSDPWLHSQFTQVELRGLQSKYLSAKKDSGHVTAATLSPVLAKLKALRGVFTVEDISEILKASDLDENHELEFEAFLRAYLELQARASNKDGSVKNSSSFLKDSTTTLRHTIIESEQDFAVAHINGYLGDDPFLKNYLPLDPATNDLFDLAKDGVLLCKLINAAVPGTIDERAINTKRVLNPWERNENHTLGLNSAKAIGCTVVNIGTQDLIEGRPHLVLALISQIIKIQLLADLTLKKTPELLELVDENHDVEELLNLSPEKMLLKWMNFHLKRGGYTKTITNFSSDLKDAVAYVYLLNVLAPEHCNPATLDVKDPEERAKMVLEHADKIGCKRYLTFEDILEGISNLNLGFVAQIFHFRNGLSIDSKNISFAEMMPDDVQVCREERVFRLWINSLGIPTFVNNVFEDVRNGWVLLEVLDRIYSGSVNWKQATKPPIKMPFRKVENCNQVIQIGEQLRFSLVNVEGNDFVQGNKKLILAFMWQLMRFDILQLLKNLRTQSQGREIKDAAILKWANTKLKSAGRRSQMQSFKDPSLANGMFFLELLSSVEPRVVNWNLVKKGETDDEKRLNATYIISVARKLGCSIFLLPEDIIEVNPKMTLVLTAAIMYWSLIQPLENSDELESLADDSSSHKAPSEMFPDDGISASDGEGESFATSIISTITSEDGSSASSEVEDG, encoded by the exons atgtCGGGCTACGTCGGCGTTATCGTTTCCGATCCCTGGCTTCACAGCCAATTCACCCAGGTCGAGCTACGAGGCCTCCAATCCAAA TACCTTTCAGCAAAGAAGGATTCGGGGCATGTCACAGCTGCAACTTTGTCGCCTGTTTTGGCCAAGTTGAAGGCTCTCCGCGGTGTTTTTACGGTGGAAGACATATCTGAAATCCTGAAAGCTTCCGATCTAGATGAAAACCATGAGTTGGAATTCGAGGCATTCTTGCGG GCTTATTTGGAATTGCAAGCGCGGGCTTCTAACAAAGACGGCAGCGTGAAGAATTCCTCATCGTTCTTGAAGGACAGCACCACCACACTTCGTCACACCATCATAGAATCTGAGCAAGATTTTGCTGTAGCACATATTAATGGTTATCTTGGAGATGACCCGTTTTTGAAGAACTATTTGCCACTTGATCCAGCTACGAATGATTTGTTTGACTTGGCGAAAGATGGCGTCCTTCTTTG TAAATTAATCAATGCGGCAGTTCCGGGTACAATAGATGAAAGGGCAATCAACACAAAACGAGTGCTGAACCCATGGGAGAGGAATGAAAACCATACTCTGGGCTTAAACTCTGCAAAAGCAATTGGATGCACAGTCGTTAATATTGGTACGCAAGACCTTATTGAAGGGAGG CCTCATCTTGTTCTTGCTTTGATATCGCAGATCATTAAG ATACAACTATTAGCAGATCTTACCCTGAAGAAGACACCTGAACTTCTGGAGTTAGTAGATGAGAACCAT GATGTGGAGGAACTCTTAAATTTATCACCAGAAAAGATGCTGCTTAAATGGATGAATTTTCACCTCAAGCGAGGAGGATACACAAAAACTATAACAAATTTTTCTTCGGATCTGAAG GATGCAGTGGCTTACGTATATCTGCTTAATGTCCTGGCACCTGAGCATTGTAATCCTGCAACACTAGATGTCAAAGATCCAGAAGAAAGGGCTAAAATGGTGCTAGAGCATGCTGACAAAATTGGCTGCAAAAGATACTTGACATTTGAGGATATTCTGGAAGGCATCTCTAATCTCAATCTTGGATTTGTTGCACAGATATTTCATTTTAG GAATGGTCTGTCAATAGACAGCAAGAACATTTCATTCGCTGAAATGATGCCGGATGATGTGCAAGTGTGTAGAGAAGAAAGAGTTTTCAGGCTGTGGATCAATAGTCTTGGAATACCTACTTTCGTTAACAATGTTTTTGAAGATGTTAGAAATGG GTGGGTTCTTCTGGAAGTTCTTGACAGGATCTATTCTGGGTCAGTGAACTGGAAGCAAGCAACAAAGCCACCCATCAAGATGCCTTTTAGAAAAGTGGAAAATTGCAATCAAGTAATACAGATTGGTGAACAACTGAGATTTTCCCTCGTAAATGTCGAGGGCAATGACTTTGTTCAAGGAAATAAAAAACTGATTCTAG CCTTTATGTGGCAGTTGATGAGATTTGATATATTGCAACTACTCAAGAACTTGAGAACTCAATCTCAAGGAAGAGAAATCAAAGACGCTGCTATCCTGAAATGGGCAAACACTAAACTGAAGAGCGCTGGAAGACGTTCTCAAATGCAGAGTTTCAAG GATCCCAGCCTTGCAAATGGCATGTTTTTCCTGGAACTTTTAAGCTCTGTGGAGCCGCGGGTTGTCAACTGGAATCTTGTTAAGAAGGGTGAAACTG ATGATGAGAAGCGGCTGAATGCTACATACATAATAAGTGTTGCAAGAAAGCTTGGATGCTCCATCTTTTTATTGCCTGAAGATATCATAGAG GTAAATCCAAAGATGACCCTCGTCCTCACAGCTGCCATCATGTATTGGAGCTTGATTCAACCGCTGGAGAACTCGGACGAGCTGGAATCTCTTGCCGACGATTCATCCTCTCACAAAGCTCCATCTGAAATGTTTCCAGACGATGGCATCTCAGCATCTGATGGAGAAGGTGAGAGTTTTGCCACAAGTATCATATCAACCATCACATCGGAGGATGGTTCTTCAGCAAGTTCAGAGGTAGAAGATGGTTGA